The Streptomyces nitrosporeus genome includes a window with the following:
- a CDS encoding adenylate/guanylate cyclase domain-containing protein, which translates to MSTAEPGEGAPDASGAGELRQAVEEVLLGGGRLRTRRDIAERSGVGAERTAQIWRALGFPMVDDDARVFTDADVDALRAGERLIEAGLITAESETMMARALGHHLSRLAEWQVHTLWAWVNRNPGGPVDKAELAGHAAALLPEMELLQRHVWRRHLAAYAGQVLAEAEEGASGPGKGPREHGPGGAAGAGAELLQEGAGVRDRAVGFTDMVGYTRMTRGLDSTELARVLDRFESLTGDVVAEGRGRVVKTIGDEVLFVCETASAAAGIALELAARVHAEQELPRVRTGLAHGAVLSRFGDVYGAPVNIAARLTAVARPGTVLVDTAFAGELAGAAAYQLKVLRPVSVRGYSRLRPVLLRPARPGG; encoded by the coding sequence ATGAGTACGGCGGAGCCGGGGGAGGGGGCACCGGACGCGTCCGGCGCCGGTGAACTGCGGCAGGCCGTCGAGGAGGTGCTCCTCGGCGGCGGCCGGCTCCGGACGAGGCGGGACATCGCCGAGCGGTCGGGGGTGGGGGCCGAGCGCACCGCGCAGATCTGGCGCGCGCTCGGCTTCCCGATGGTCGACGACGACGCGCGGGTGTTCACCGACGCCGACGTCGACGCGCTCCGCGCGGGGGAGCGGCTCATCGAAGCCGGGCTCATCACCGCGGAGAGCGAGACGATGATGGCCCGCGCCCTGGGCCATCATCTGTCCCGGCTCGCCGAATGGCAGGTGCACACGCTCTGGGCCTGGGTGAACAGGAATCCGGGCGGGCCGGTGGACAAGGCGGAGCTGGCGGGCCACGCCGCGGCGCTGCTGCCGGAGATGGAGCTGTTGCAGCGGCATGTGTGGCGCCGGCATCTCGCGGCGTACGCCGGGCAGGTGCTCGCCGAGGCGGAGGAGGGCGCGTCCGGGCCGGGGAAGGGGCCGCGGGAGCACGGTCCGGGAGGTGCGGCGGGGGCCGGGGCGGAACTGCTCCAGGAGGGCGCCGGCGTACGGGACCGGGCGGTGGGATTCACCGACATGGTCGGCTACACGCGGATGACCCGCGGGCTGGACAGCACCGAACTCGCGCGGGTGCTGGACCGGTTCGAGAGCCTGACCGGCGACGTGGTCGCCGAAGGCCGGGGCCGGGTGGTGAAGACCATCGGCGACGAGGTGCTCTTCGTCTGCGAGACGGCGTCCGCGGCCGCCGGCATCGCCCTGGAACTCGCCGCCCGCGTCCACGCGGAACAGGAACTGCCACGGGTGCGGACCGGCCTGGCCCACGGCGCCGTCCTCAGCCGCTTCGGGGACGTCTACGGGGCGCCGGTGAACATCGCGGCCCGGCTCACCGCGGTGGCCCGGCCCGGCACCGTGCTGGTCGACACGGCGTTCGCCGGTGAGCTGGCGGGGGCGGCGGCCTACCAGCTCAAGGTGCTCCGTCCGGTGTCGGTGCGCGGCTACAGCAGGCTGCGCCCGGTGCTGCTGCGGCCGGCCCGCCCCGGAGGGTGA
- a CDS encoding aldo/keto reductase — MSQVPSITLNNGLEMPQLGFGVWQVPDDEAATAVAAAIEAGYRSIDTAAIYGNESGTGKAVAASGVAREELFLTTKVWNTDQGYDSTLRAFDASLEKLGTDYVDLYLIHWPVPAKDAYVDTYKALERILADGRAKAIGVSNFGDGHLERLLGETSVVPAVNQIELHPQFQQAGARAFHAEHGIVTEAWSPLGSGKGLLEVPTVLAVARKHGRSPAQAVLRWHVQTGHVVIPKSVTPSRIAENIDVFGFELDADDMAAFAALDEGRRLGPDPAEFNLGA; from the coding sequence GTGAGCCAGGTCCCCTCCATCACCCTGAACAACGGCCTCGAAATGCCGCAGCTCGGTTTCGGTGTCTGGCAGGTGCCGGACGACGAGGCCGCCACGGCCGTGGCCGCCGCCATCGAGGCCGGGTACCGGAGCATCGACACCGCCGCGATCTACGGGAACGAGTCGGGCACCGGCAAGGCCGTCGCCGCCTCCGGAGTGGCCCGCGAGGAGCTGTTCCTCACCACCAAGGTGTGGAACACCGACCAGGGTTACGACTCGACGCTCCGCGCGTTCGACGCCTCGCTGGAGAAGCTGGGCACGGACTACGTCGACCTGTATCTGATCCACTGGCCCGTTCCGGCCAAGGACGCCTACGTGGACACGTACAAGGCCCTGGAGCGGATCCTCGCCGACGGCCGCGCGAAGGCGATCGGGGTGTCGAACTTCGGCGACGGCCACCTGGAACGCCTGCTGGGCGAGACCTCCGTCGTACCGGCCGTCAACCAGATCGAGCTGCACCCGCAGTTCCAGCAGGCCGGGGCGCGGGCCTTCCACGCCGAGCACGGCATCGTCACGGAGGCCTGGTCACCGCTCGGTTCGGGCAAGGGCCTGCTGGAGGTCCCGACGGTGCTCGCCGTGGCCCGCAAGCACGGCCGGTCGCCGGCCCAGGCGGTGCTCCGCTGGCACGTCCAGACCGGCCATGTGGTGATCCCGAAGTCCGTGACGCCCTCGCGGATCGCCGAGAACATCGATGTGTTCGGCTTCGAGCTGGACGCCGACGACATGGCCGCGTTCGCCGCGCTCGACGAGGGCAGGCGCCTCGGTCCGGACCCGGCGGAGTTCAATCTCGGCGCCTGA
- a CDS encoding class I SAM-dependent methyltransferase: MSEHTAHSGHGQGHGQGSHPGHGHGGGHQGTGHGGAHGGHQGAGHGGAHGHAHDTGDFDWDVMGPLLEQEAELSRPQYEGAARWIAALPTAPEVRRILDIGSGPGVVSCLLAEVFPDAEVVAVDGTPALLERARARAERLGLAGRVRTVHAELPQDIGSLDEADLVWAGNTLHHIGDQRAALAALAQRLRPGGTLALAEGGLTARHLPRDTGLGRPGLETRLEAVREGWFDEMRDALPGAVRETEDWSGLFRAVGLEAQGTRSFLLDLPAPLPEAALDRVVADFTRKREVFAERLDAQDIAALDRLTDPADPAGIRRRGDVFMLSVRTVHLGRRAPGTGPEGR; encoded by the coding sequence ATGAGCGAGCACACCGCGCACAGCGGACACGGGCAGGGCCACGGCCAGGGGAGCCACCCCGGCCACGGGCACGGCGGCGGTCACCAGGGGACCGGACACGGCGGTGCGCACGGGGGGCACCAGGGAGCCGGACACGGCGGTGCGCACGGGCACGCCCACGACACCGGGGACTTCGACTGGGACGTCATGGGGCCGCTGCTGGAGCAGGAGGCCGAGCTGAGCCGCCCGCAGTACGAGGGCGCCGCCCGCTGGATCGCGGCGCTGCCCACCGCGCCCGAGGTGCGCCGGATCCTCGACATCGGGAGCGGCCCCGGCGTCGTCAGCTGCCTGCTCGCCGAGGTCTTCCCGGACGCCGAGGTCGTCGCGGTCGACGGCACACCGGCCCTGCTGGAGCGCGCCCGGGCGCGCGCGGAGCGGCTGGGCCTCGCCGGACGGGTGCGGACCGTCCACGCGGAACTGCCGCAGGACATCGGGAGCCTGGACGAGGCGGACCTCGTCTGGGCGGGCAACACCCTCCACCACATCGGTGACCAGCGGGCCGCACTGGCCGCCCTCGCACAACGGCTCCGCCCCGGCGGGACCCTGGCCCTGGCCGAGGGCGGGCTGACCGCACGCCACCTGCCACGCGACACCGGACTGGGGCGCCCCGGACTGGAGACCCGGCTGGAGGCCGTGCGCGAGGGCTGGTTCGACGAGATGCGGGACGCCCTGCCCGGGGCGGTCCGGGAGACCGAGGACTGGTCCGGGCTCTTCCGGGCCGTCGGCCTGGAGGCGCAGGGCACCCGCAGCTTCCTGCTGGACCTGCCGGCGCCGCTGCCCGAGGCCGCCCTCGACCGGGTGGTGGCCGACTTCACCCGTAAGCGAGAGGTCTTCGCCGAACGGCTCGACGCACAGGACATCGCCGCCCTGGACCGGCTGACCGATCCGGCCGACCCGGCGGGCATCCGGAGGCGCGGGGACGTCTTCATGCTCTCCGTACGCACCGTGCACCTGGGCCGCCGCGCACCCGGCACCGGCCCCGAGGGGCGCTGA
- a CDS encoding Hsp20/alpha crystallin family protein — MLMRTDPFRELDRLSLQLTGPGTWTRPSTMAMDAYREGDAYVVVFDLPGVSADAIDIDVERNMLTVRAERRPAARADDVKMELSERPLGVFSRQIMLADTLDTEGIEADYEAGVLTLRIPVAERAKPRKIAVGGAAAKKEISG; from the coding sequence ATGTTGATGCGCACCGACCCCTTCCGTGAGCTCGACCGGCTGAGCCTGCAGCTGACGGGGCCCGGCACCTGGACACGCCCGTCCACGATGGCGATGGACGCCTATCGCGAGGGTGACGCGTACGTGGTGGTCTTCGACCTCCCGGGCGTCAGCGCCGACGCGATCGACATCGACGTCGAGCGGAACATGCTGACCGTCCGTGCCGAGCGGCGGCCCGCCGCCAGGGCCGACGACGTGAAGATGGAGCTCTCCGAGCGCCCCCTGGGCGTCTTCTCCCGCCAGATCATGCTGGCCGACACGCTCGACACCGAAGGCATCGAAGCCGACTACGAGGCAGGTGTACTCACCCTGCGCATCCCCGTGGCCGAGCGCGCCAAGCCCCGGAAGATCGCCGTCGGCGGGGCGGCCGCGAAGAAGGAGATCTCCGGCTGA
- a CDS encoding helix-turn-helix domain-containing protein, which yields MTTVAPDTGVGPQLRGWRERRRLSQLELALRADSSARHISFVETGRARPSEEMVLRLADHLDVPVRERNALLVMAGYAPRFTQTALGDPAMAPVREAVERLLQGYDPYPALVVDATYTVMASNQGMRMLLEGVPERLLTPPLNAMRLTLHPGGLAPRILNLPEWRADLLRQMERQMALVRSPELRALYEEVAAYPVPDRPSGDPGGPGADAGSGAGAPSLALPLRITHRGRALSFLSSIATFNTPMDVTVAELAIETLLPADRETADHLRSLVA from the coding sequence ATGACAACTGTCGCGCCCGACACGGGTGTAGGGCCGCAGCTGCGCGGCTGGCGGGAACGGCGGCGGCTCAGTCAGCTGGAGCTGGCGCTGCGCGCGGACTCCTCGGCCCGGCACATCTCCTTCGTGGAGACAGGGCGCGCGCGTCCCAGCGAGGAGATGGTCCTCCGGCTGGCGGACCATCTCGACGTGCCCGTACGGGAACGCAACGCCCTTCTGGTGATGGCGGGTTACGCGCCGCGGTTCACACAGACGGCGCTCGGTGACCCGGCGATGGCCCCGGTGCGCGAGGCGGTCGAGCGGCTGCTCCAGGGGTACGACCCCTATCCGGCGCTGGTGGTCGACGCCACGTACACGGTGATGGCGTCGAACCAGGGCATGCGGATGCTGCTGGAGGGGGTGCCGGAGCGGCTGCTCACGCCGCCGCTGAACGCGATGCGGCTGACCCTGCACCCCGGAGGTCTGGCCCCGCGGATCCTGAACCTCCCGGAGTGGCGCGCGGATCTGCTGCGGCAGATGGAGCGTCAGATGGCCCTGGTCCGCTCGCCGGAGCTGCGGGCGCTGTACGAGGAGGTCGCCGCCTACCCCGTGCCGGACCGTCCGTCGGGGGATCCCGGCGGGCCGGGTGCGGACGCCGGGTCCGGCGCGGGTGCGCCCTCGCTCGCCCTTCCGCTCCGGATCACGCACAGGGGGCGGGCCCTGTCGTTCCTCTCCTCCATCGCCACGTTCAACACGCCGATGGATGTGACGGTCGCCGAACTGGCCATCGAGACACTGCTGCCGGCCGACCGGGAGACCGCGGACCACCTGCGCTCCCTCGTCGCCTGA
- a CDS encoding DUF2267 domain-containing protein: MLEKVRYEGAYPTRERAEAAVRLVLEGLGRQLTGDERVELAARLPSEAAGILAGQVPDVQPLTGWAFVKDLAARSGATPATTRWDTGSVLATVAALAGPDLLTRILSRLPSGYALLFGRAELTQAA, from the coding sequence ATGCTGGAAAAGGTCCGCTACGAAGGCGCCTACCCCACCCGTGAACGGGCCGAGGCGGCTGTCCGCCTGGTCCTCGAAGGGCTCGGACGCCAGCTGACCGGGGACGAACGCGTCGAGCTGGCCGCCCGGCTCCCCTCGGAAGCGGCGGGCATACTCGCCGGACAGGTCCCCGACGTCCAGCCGCTGACCGGCTGGGCCTTCGTCAAGGACCTCGCCGCCCGCTCCGGAGCCACCCCGGCCACCACCCGCTGGGACACCGGCTCCGTCCTCGCCACGGTGGCCGCCCTGGCGGGACCCGACCTGCTCACCAGGATCCTGAGCCGGCTGCCCTCCGGCTACGCGCTCCTCTTCGGCCGCGCCGAGCTCACCCAGGCCGCGTAG
- a CDS encoding universal stress protein: MVAYRTVMVGTDGSESSYAAVEGAARIAAACGAELVIACAYMPMRGPELAQARDQLGDEAYQVVGSAPAEATLRTARDRARAQGAESTRTVAVEGEPVAALVRTARKCSADLLVVGNRGLRSLAGRILGSVPADIARKADLDVLIVHTT; encoded by the coding sequence TTGGTCGCCTACCGGACTGTCATGGTCGGCACGGACGGCTCGGAGTCGTCGTACGCGGCGGTCGAGGGGGCGGCCCGGATCGCCGCCGCCTGTGGGGCCGAACTCGTGATCGCCTGTGCGTACATGCCGATGCGCGGACCCGAACTCGCGCAGGCGCGGGACCAGTTAGGTGACGAGGCCTACCAGGTGGTGGGTTCGGCACCCGCGGAGGCCACCCTGCGCACCGCCAGGGACCGGGCCCGCGCCCAGGGGGCGGAGAGCACGCGGACGGTCGCGGTGGAGGGCGAGCCCGTCGCCGCCCTCGTGCGGACCGCCCGGAAGTGCTCGGCCGATCTCCTGGTCGTCGGGAACCGGGGGCTGCGCTCGCTCGCCGGGCGCATCCTGGGCTCCGTGCCCGCGGACATCGCCAGGAAAGCGGATCTCGACGTGCTGATCGTGCACACCACATGA
- a CDS encoding YoaK family protein → MPVVLREAWATLVPDPRDRHGPLPPLMLALTVVTGLVDAFSYLLLGHVFVANMTGNVVFGGFAIAGAPGFSLLASVVALLSFAAGAFSGGAAVRAARTHRGRQLLYALLAETAFVTAAMVVTLVSGGPWTGAVRFTLVALLGVGLGVQNAAARALAVPDLKTTVLTLTITGAAADSRFAKGPGSRAGRRLLSAAAMMLGALCGALAVLHDLPAVPLSAAVALLAVACACAALLARSDAPWTRPPGA, encoded by the coding sequence ATGCCCGTCGTCCTGCGTGAGGCCTGGGCCACGCTCGTACCCGACCCACGGGACCGGCACGGGCCGCTGCCCCCGCTGATGCTCGCCCTGACGGTGGTCACCGGCCTCGTGGACGCGTTCAGCTATCTGCTGCTCGGCCACGTCTTCGTCGCCAACATGACCGGCAACGTGGTCTTCGGGGGCTTCGCCATCGCCGGAGCGCCCGGCTTCTCCCTGCTCGCCTCGGTGGTGGCCCTCCTCTCCTTCGCCGCCGGGGCGTTCTCCGGCGGCGCCGCCGTACGCGCGGCCCGCACCCACCGGGGGCGGCAACTGCTGTACGCGCTGCTCGCCGAGACGGCCTTCGTCACCGCCGCCATGGTCGTCACCCTGGTGTCGGGCGGCCCTTGGACGGGGGCCGTGCGGTTCACGCTCGTCGCTCTGCTCGGCGTCGGGCTGGGGGTGCAGAACGCGGCCGCCCGCGCACTGGCGGTACCCGACCTGAAGACCACCGTACTGACCCTCACCATCACCGGGGCGGCCGCCGACAGCAGGTTCGCCAAGGGGCCCGGCAGCCGGGCCGGCCGGCGGCTCCTGTCGGCGGCGGCGATGATGCTGGGCGCGCTGTGCGGAGCGCTGGCCGTGCTGCACGACCTGCCGGCGGTGCCCCTCTCGGCCGCGGTGGCCCTGCTGGCCGTCGCCTGCGCGTGCGCCGCGCTGCTGGCCCGCAGCGACGCGCCCTGGACCCGGCCGCCGGGGGCCTGA
- a CDS encoding LysR family transcriptional regulator, translated as MELELRHLRTVRAIADTGSLTKAAAALGLAQPALSAQLRRIEKALGGPLFDRDHTGARPTALGELVLDRARVVLPAVSELQEEAVRFANASAAVERFRLGGTHGPLLGGLVDRLAAAHPTAPVTTYTSWSVSEIASLLVDGRLDFALIGACGESPPPLADRLHWQVIGVDPVFVMLPEDHRLAGLPELELSDLSGECWADVPGDGCFADCFTTACARAGFTPVSVYETDTSSVVHLVQVGRAIGLCRATFPPAPGLVTRPLAGSPLTWRHLLGRHPRSPTAQAAAGAVSGHTRSAYAEAVRRSDSYAPWLAAHPRFGPVS; from the coding sequence ATGGAGCTGGAGTTGCGTCATCTACGCACGGTAAGGGCCATTGCCGACACCGGCAGTCTCACCAAAGCCGCCGCCGCCCTCGGGCTCGCACAGCCCGCGCTCAGCGCCCAGCTGCGCAGGATCGAGAAGGCGCTCGGCGGGCCGCTCTTCGACCGGGACCACACCGGCGCGCGTCCCACCGCGCTCGGGGAACTGGTGCTGGACCGGGCGCGGGTGGTGCTGCCCGCCGTCAGCGAGTTGCAGGAGGAGGCGGTGCGGTTCGCCAACGCGTCGGCGGCCGTGGAGCGCTTCCGGCTCGGCGGGACCCACGGCCCGCTGCTCGGCGGTCTCGTCGACCGGCTGGCCGCCGCGCACCCGACGGCCCCGGTGACCACCTACACCTCGTGGTCGGTGTCGGAGATCGCCTCACTGCTGGTCGACGGGCGGCTGGACTTCGCGCTGATCGGGGCCTGCGGGGAGAGCCCCCCACCCCTCGCGGACCGGCTGCACTGGCAGGTGATCGGCGTGGACCCGGTGTTCGTGATGCTCCCGGAGGACCACCGGCTGGCCGGGCTGCCCGAGCTGGAACTGTCCGACCTGTCGGGTGAGTGCTGGGCCGATGTTCCCGGGGACGGCTGTTTCGCGGACTGCTTCACCACCGCGTGCGCGCGGGCCGGCTTCACCCCGGTGTCGGTGTACGAGACGGACACCTCGTCCGTGGTGCATCTGGTGCAGGTGGGGCGTGCCATCGGCCTGTGCCGGGCGACGTTCCCGCCGGCGCCCGGTCTGGTGACCCGTCCGCTGGCCGGTTCGCCGCTGACCTGGCGCCACCTGCTGGGGCGCCATCCCCGCTCGCCCACGGCCCAGGCAGCGGCGGGCGCGGTGAGCGGGCACACCCGTTCCGCGTACGCCGAGGCCGTGCGCCGCAGCGACAGCTACGCGCCCTGGCTCGCCGCCCACCCGAGGTTCGGCCCGGTGTCCTGA
- a CDS encoding 4a-hydroxytetrahydrobiopterin dehydratase: protein MPTEPLSADEVGAGLRELPGWQLDGDRIVRTYQLPSHFAAAAFTLHIARIQDDLDHHSDLTLSYHTVRLAVHTHDAGGAVTAKDLTLAGRVEAVAPGHGAR from the coding sequence ATGCCCACAGAACCGCTGTCCGCGGACGAGGTCGGGGCCGGGCTGCGTGAGCTGCCCGGATGGCAGCTGGACGGGGACCGGATCGTCCGTACCTACCAGCTGCCCTCCCACTTCGCGGCCGCCGCGTTCACCCTGCACATCGCGCGGATCCAGGACGACCTGGACCACCACTCCGACCTGACGCTCAGTTACCACACCGTACGGCTCGCCGTGCACACCCACGACGCGGGCGGCGCGGTCACCGCGAAGGACCTCACACTGGCCGGACGTGTCGAGGCGGTCGCACCCGGACACGGAGCGCGGTGA
- a CDS encoding type III effector protein: protein MTAAGRPASSGADGRGPASFLAAAAALETISDALHTARRDEAGAPAAAGAGPEQALASLLLLRQIREQLAGWESGLIETARHAGASWADLAHPLGVASRQAAERRYLRNQPGTAGSTGEQRVRATRERRAADRTVAAWARHNAADLRRIAGQIAGLTDLPAAARLPLSRLDAALAHDDPADLLPPLHAARPHLADAHPGLAARLDTLMDSADSPAAGRG, encoded by the coding sequence ATGACAGCAGCCGGCCGGCCGGCCTCCTCCGGCGCCGACGGACGCGGCCCGGCCTCGTTCCTCGCGGCCGCGGCGGCCCTGGAGACCATCAGCGACGCCCTGCACACCGCCCGGCGCGACGAGGCCGGCGCCCCGGCCGCCGCGGGTGCCGGACCGGAGCAGGCCCTGGCCTCCCTGCTCCTGCTGCGGCAGATCCGCGAGCAGCTCGCCGGATGGGAGAGCGGCCTGATCGAGACGGCCCGCCACGCGGGTGCCAGCTGGGCCGACCTCGCCCACCCCCTCGGCGTCGCCAGCCGCCAGGCCGCCGAACGCCGCTATCTGCGCAACCAGCCGGGCACCGCCGGGTCCACCGGCGAGCAGCGTGTCCGGGCCACCCGGGAGCGGCGCGCAGCCGACCGCACCGTCGCCGCCTGGGCCCGTCACAACGCCGCCGACCTGCGCCGTATCGCCGGCCAGATCGCCGGTCTCACCGATCTCCCCGCCGCCGCCCGGCTCCCGCTGAGCCGGCTCGACGCGGCCCTCGCCCATGACGACCCGGCGGACCTGCTGCCCCCGCTGCACGCCGCCCGTCCGCATCTGGCCGACGCCCATCCCGGCCTCGCCGCGCGGCTCGACACCCTCATGGACTCCGCGGACTCCCCGGCGGCCGGCCGCGGCTGA